A stretch of DNA from Anopheles nili chromosome 2, idAnoNiliSN_F5_01, whole genome shotgun sequence:
CTAAACTCGGGTTtatgaagggttttttttgcgaaaaactCACTCGATTACGGGCTAAACCAGTCGTACAACGATTTCGGTACACCCAAACGCATTTCTAGGAAACTTTCGCACTTGGGTCAAAAAGTTATGATGTCCAGAAACGAACCCGTTCCCGAGAGCGTCTCGGTACGAAATCCGAGATACTTCTTGGCACGCACATACACGTGAGCCCACGAGATGGCGGGGAGAAAACTTCTCAAACGGCCAATTGGTGCTTTCTCTTGTTCAGGCAGCCGGATCGCACGCAAAGAGTTTGTTGGCGCAGACTTCTGAGAAATCAAGATGAAACGGATCGGCTTGAATCGGAATTAAAAGCAAACCAGCAATACAGTTGGTAGAACTATTACTCAATTACTTTTTATTGTACCGCAAGTAAAATCTTGTCCGATGCCGGCTCACGCTCGCGTGCCCTCTTTCGTTACAGTTTTCTTGCAACGGTTTTTTAGCCGACAGCgagtttcttttatttcataaattaaagCAATGATCGACATTTTCTTTCGACTGCTATCGGGGCCCATGTTTGCCTTGAAACTAAATAGAAGCTAATCGTGTGAAGCATACCAACGCTCTCTACTTTCTGTGGTTATGTTCCGAATCTGGCAGCCTTGCACTCTTCCTATCTAAGGTTTTGAACAAAATGTAGAACACTATTCAATCGGAGCATTCACGGTGCCTTTCTGCAGGTTTCGTTTATTCGCGACAAGTAACTACACCGCCTAGCTAAGAGTCTATCCTGTTTCGGGCCTTCCCATGGGGATCCTCTTTTCCGTACGGTTCCATCGTTTACATAACAATCGATCGAAGAGTATGGGACAGAGCGCAAAGAAGATGCATGCTGTAGCGGTGAAATTGACGAATGTATCAAACGTGCGCTTTAGCAAAGAAAACTTCCGAACCCGAACGCAGACCGAATACTATTCCAGTAGTAACGCTCCCAGTTCTGCCGGGTTGTCTCCAGTTCTGCAGACGGAATCATTGTTTGGGTCATATTGAGTACCGTGTGATCCTCCTGTTTGaaataaacaagcaaaaaaaaaccatgtatgggtaaatttttataaattgatATATATGAAGAagttctattttattttattctaaCATCAGTTTTCAATACCATTCAAATGGTATCCTAAGAACAATGATCAATATGAATGCATAGGAATTCGCCCCAAAAATGTGAGGGAATTTTATTTCCTAGTTCTAAAAATTCTAAAGTCACCTTCAACAGACGCTACTCTCTTGAATACTTTGCGAATACTCTGTATGTTCGAATAACTTACTTTAAACGTTAACAGACAGGATTGAACAGAATTATTTCTGCACATGCTAGCAGTTCAACTCTAGGCATAGATCTCTCTGACCCTTCTTACCTTTTCTTCAAACTGCATCGTAACAGTGGAATAATGTCCCGCAGGCCACTGTTTGTATCGCCAGGTATGAACGATTTTCTTGTTGGGTACAATATCCTCAAACTTTCCGGAAATGTTTCCACCGAAATAGACGAAGCTAAAATGAGACAAGCGATGAATATCACGGTGTGTTCCGGTCAGAACGCCTATAAAGACTTACTCTCCTCCCTTAAACATTTCGTGTTTCACGTGGCCCCTGGTGAATGCTGTAACCATATCTTCCCTCGTGAGCGCATCGTACAGCTCGTGCACCTGGCACTGGAATTTCTCCACGATTTTCAGCGTCTTCACGTCCAATTTGCAGCCCACTTTTTTCGCCGAATCGTCCGAGCTGGTGACGGTTTCTAGGTCAATTTTCATCTTATTAAAGCCACTGGCGAACACTGTCTGTTTATCTTGCTTTGGCGGGGCCAACTCCTCGCCGTTCACGTCCTTCTTGGGCAGGATCAATCCTTTCGCAAAGTCGGCCTTAAGCGAACTGATATAGCAACCCAGTTGCGTCCTCAACTTGTCTCGCCCGATATTGTACATGAACATCTTCAGCTTTTGCGAGGCCTCGTTTGAGTTGTCCACCGACACCGTCAGTTCCACCTCATCCACATCGTTCTCTTCCGACAAATTCGGAACGCTCACTTTGCCCGTTACTTCCTCGTCCTGGCATCGGCCGCTCCAGACTAGCGTTATGTTCCATTCGTAGAAAAATATGAGCTTCCCCTTGCGATTGTTGGCCGTGGCCTCGCCTTCCAGCTTTTCAATCTTTGTTATTGTGCATTCCTGACCAGCGTCTGCGATCACGAACCCGTCGAGCAACGCGGTCAGCTTCTCCTTCGACCACGGTGTGGCGTTCTTCTCCGTCCAGTGCCAGTTGTTGACGTTTGTCGCGTCGGGTCGCTCCTCCACAATCCAGCGTGGATCGCCTTCTCCCCACTTGGCCATGTTGCTTGTATAGGCGGTGGATTCGGTGGGGGAATCTACTCTTCTTCTGCCCTAGCACCACTACCGGTCGCTGACAATCTGATGAGAACCACAATAAGGCCGCTTGTTAAACCGATTCTTTCGTACACCCCGGGTTCAGCGAGGAATTTGCAAAACGCACCCCACGTTACTTGCTAAATCGTGAGAAATAGAGCAATTAGGAATACGAGACAACACAATAATGTTGTGTATTAGAATAGAGCAGGGTTCTTGCTATCCGAAGGACTACTCTTCCACACAGCTTGTTATAATTTTCATTAACTATAACTCAAACGCAAGATACACGAAAAATTCAAGACTTTTCTAGACTTTTCGGCTTTTCTTCCATGCCGATCAGTTGACCCAGtgaaaaatatacacatttgTCAGAAATCATACGACAACTGTCAAAGTTGCTACCCTGTGTGAAATCTTTAGCAATTACATCGATGAGAAATGGATTGTTTCgttcaaaataataaaaacaggaaattaaattgattggtCCTTATTACAgtaattttattcatattatTTATCTGGTGAAAATGCTTAACATAAGCCCTATATTGCAGTTCCTCGCTCCAGATTCTGTTTGATTTCTGCCGTGTGTTCTCCATAGAACCGTTCCAGCTTCTTGTTGAACCGTGCATTTTTCTCATTGATGTAATCGATATCAGCATCATCGTTATGCGTACGTCTTCGCGAGAACTTCTTTCGCTTGGCGATCTGCCCTTCAAGATCCTTTACCATGTTATCGATAGCACTTGGGGTATCTTTGTGCAGACCCTGCAGCACTACGTTAGGTCCGCCGTAGAAAGCATCACCATACTTTTCTTTCTGCTCTTCATATCTGGCTAGATCTGGGGCAGGCATGCTTTTGACTAGCCTATTGTACTGGCGTGCTGTTTGTGCCTCGTAGTCGGAAAAACCCGGATCcgcgttcttctttttcgccttCAGCTTGTCGACTCGATCTGCTTCCGCGGCCGATACGTTCAGCATTTTAACACGGTTGTATTCCAGTCCTTTCGTCTCCGCTTCTGTTCGTGCGTTCACATCCGCTATCAACCACTCAGCTTGTCGTTTTCTGGCTTCCCAATTCGCAGGCAGCTTCTTGCGCTCATCTTCCGCGATGACCTCCTGATGATTTGAGGCGCGAGCTTCGTTGCGTTGCGTGTGCAGTTGCTTCATACGCGCCATTCTTTCACGCTGCTTTTCTGCAAACGATTTCGTAGATGTCGTGGCAGTTTCAGCCATGTTTTGAAGACAATTTAGAGAATTTACACACGAATGAATGAAACTACGAAGTTTTCTCTCTACGTttaggtaaacaaacaaaaattattcatcGAACAAAGGATCACGGCAGGTGAGCTCATACGCATAACTTTGACAGCTATCGACTATTGAATAACATGTATTATTACACTGGCAAATTTGGgatttgtttgtaaaaattaaaatgaatacaaaaaatatcaaaGAATCTATATCTACATAAACTGTGCCTCAAAATTGGCAAGAATCATAATAatgttcaaataaaattacacGCTCTGAGAAATGTCATGCTGAAATCCAACATGGCGCCGCTAACTGGTACTGCTACGCCACCTTGTCCAGGTACTCTCTCAACttcgaaaacgaacgaaagacgCGCGTGGTATTGTCAATACGCATTGAACGCACAGCAAGAATCCTTCAGATACTGTCAGTGCGTTCGGAAGCAGAAATTAAATCCGCTTCTCCCGGGGGTTTGTGCGTGGCGCCATTTAAACAAATCTAGCATCGATCGtgccgtgatcgtgatcgcgtTGTTGTGGAAATGATCGTCAAAGCCACTTGCGTGGGCTAACAGTGCGTTGCGTCAGTGGAAACTACTTTTTTGGCCCTTTTatcactctccctctctctctctctcgctctcttctgaCGATCTCTCGATCACTCGTGACGGCAAATAGAGCAGCAACAAATAACAAACCAAGCGAATTGCCGTAACCGTGGCCATCAGCGAAACTCCGGTGTTTAAGCAGTGAAGTGCAAGTGATTCGATGAGGCTAGTGTCGCCCGGTGGCAGATGGCTAGCACCTCCGTACCGATGGCCCAAAATACTCCAAAACGGCTCAAGACGGCCATCCCGTCGGCTTGCGTGAACTATCTCAgcacgccaccaccatcggtgcGTATCACCGGTTCTCCACCCCATCCAGGTGTCATCGGTACGCCGACTTCCGATGCGCAAACGCCCGGTGGTCAACAACACCCATCGCAGGCGTGGAGCAACAGTTGGCTTAGTGACGCCACAACTCCCACCTCGAGCTGCAGTTCACCCGATGGACACCACAACCGGAGTTTTGGTGGCCACAATTCCTCCGGTACGCCACATAACTGGAGCTCGTCCACAGCCGGGCAGCTTGATAGTTGGAGTTCCTCAACCGCCGGACTACCGGACAACTGgagcacttccggtggcggtgggtCGGCAGAAAAGGCAGAAAATAAGCGCGGCCGACCCCGATCGGAAGCGCTCACGACGCTCATGGTCGAGGGTTCGATTTCGCCTTCGTCGATTAAATGCCACTACTGCAACCGGGTCTTTCCGAGGGAAAAATCACTGCAGGCGCAtctccgcacacacacaggtaaggtggtttgattttggtGGCCCCTTCCGATCGGTGTTTTAAATCGATCCTCAATTTATCCGCTGTTTGAAGGCTTTCGATTAGCGCATCCTTTCTTCTCACACCTTCACGGTACCCGGTTTAGGAATCGTCCTGAGTATCCAATTATCTGCTCGCCATCGGCTATTTGTTCTCGTTTATTTTACCTCAAAACGATCACGAGCACCTGCTTCGAATTTATCGCATTCCTTGCCAGCACACGCATCCTTCCAGCCGGGCTGGCAAAGGTGTTCGAGAGGAATCTCCAGACCTCCCCCCATTCTTTCATGTCCTTAATGGCTTTACGATTCTCCACAGCATCGTCTGCCCATGATGCAACACGGGTCACGTTTTCACGGGAGCGGTATATTAATTTCCTCACccagaaggagagaaaaaaaaagaaaaatgccaccTGATTGCACGCGCCACGCCAGCTGTGGCTCGCCGAAGCGGGAGTGTCCTTTATGATGGGGTGATAAAGAACAAAAGAAGGGAGGGTCGGGGAgggaacgaagcaaaacgatgCCAGGTGGAGCTGGTGAAAATATGCCCCTTTTTATGCGGTCGCAGTGCCCGTGCCACGGCTCATCTCAACACACCACCCGGGAGAGAAGCGGAACGGTGGATGATAATAACGTATGAAAtaatttcctttcttttctggGGCTCTTCCCCACATTGCCCCACAACCGGGGCCACCGtcaatcatcgccatcatcatcggtggtgCGCGCGATCATCATCGATCGTACGAGGCCTCTTTTTCCTCTccaacacaaacgcacaaccGCCGTCAATATTCGTGGCCCTTGCGCGGCACCGAATGGTGTAAGAACAAGAAAAGCAGCCAAAAACCAAGCAGCCGGCAGAAAGAAGAGACGCCGCGGAAGTGGTTTGCTATTTAAAAGCTTCTACGGGCGCCGGCGTTGCCGGACGACGCCattcgtgtgtgcgtgcgcgaaAGGTGCCAACATTTGCGTAACGCGAGCCTCTACGCACCGGCTTATAAAAACATCGGGGTTTGGTTGtgtgcggtgggtgggtttttcgcgaCTCACCCCCTCCCAATTGAAGGGTGACTAAACGAGATGCCCCTGAGaaggatggatgaaaaaaaaacagccgtcCCAACTCGCTCTCACCTGATGCAAACGCGTACGATAGTGCGTTACGCGTGCTTAAAGGTGTATTGTAAACGccgcggattttttttcttcctctccaATGTAACGCAACATAGCATGCCTACTTGGGTATGCTTTTTATGCTCTCACGCTTTACGGTGGGCCCTTGCGCATagcctcaaacacacacacacacaagcggtAAAAACCTGCGCCTACTGCGAGGTCTCCGGTTGCATGTGGTGTGGTGCATGCGCACCAACCAGCTCTCCAACGCCCATTATGGCTTAGCTTCATTAAATGGCTTAAATAGCAGTGTTCCTCTGGCGTTcgattccttctttttttcttctctctctctttctccggtCCGTCTTGCGGTcgtcgttccgttccgtttcgtcaccacctccaccacctgCACGGTGTACGCACTCCGTTTTagcttttcccatttccttctgttttgctgatttttaattcttctgtgcctttttttaatgcctcttgctctctctctctctttctcatctCATTCTGTTCCCCCTGGTGGTTTGTGGCTTTGGTTAtcggggttttggttttgtgttgccgttttttcgccttcttttccttcttgtcgcatttccacttttccgttttgtttaaCTAAAAATCCTCCAAAAGCTGAAACAAAAGCCCGCAGGCTCTCGTGTGTTATTCTCCTGTGTGTGTACCGCTTCAAGCAGGAAGGAATTCATCGgctagagaagaaaaacacttgtcgtgtttcgttttgcatcgTACAGCGCAAGCATATCGATGGCATCCTTGCGCTCCTTCTCAAAAAAGGATCACCCCACTGCATCGTTTCGTCCTGCGCGGTTTCGAACGCTtatcgtcgtttttttgtcgtctCATCTTCGGGCGTCATATTTTCCGTCTGAcgcgaaaaagagaagaaggacGAGAGGATAGCGTCGAATGAAAACGGTTGGACATTTTTAAAAAACCTCTCCTCATGAGGATTAAAGCTTCAGCGAAATCTGTTGATTGTGATCGACAAGCGAGAAGAAGAGGGCGTTTAAAAGATTAAGCAAAAGAGgagatttaaaacaaaaaaaaacttcaaatcCCTGTCCCTTTAACAAAGATGCACGACAGGTTTGTGTGTAAATTCGACCCAAGCAGttgaattaatttgaaattatattttttgtgGGCATAATTTTTTACCACACCATTTTGCATATATTTTGGGCTAAGTTTCAATTGCATTGagatgttttccttccttgGCTTTAAGCTGGGCTTGAACATGCATCTTGCTAACCATAATTACAAGAGACTACCCGCCTGACCAACGGAACTACCTGTCAATCGATCGCCGACGCGATAAATCGTTCCGTTTAAGAGGGATTTTAGACCGGAAAGCAACCAGACAGGCCACTTCCCTTAAAGCCACCGTTGTGC
This window harbors:
- the LOC128722199 gene encoding activator of 90 kDa heat shock protein ATPase homolog 1 translates to MAKWGEGDPRWIVEERPDATNVNNWHWTEKNATPWSKEKLTALLDGFVIADAGQECTITKIEKLEGEATANNRKGKLIFFYEWNITLVWSGRCQDEEVTGKVSVPNLSEENDVDEVELTVSVDNSNEASQKLKMFMYNIGRDKLRTQLGCYISSLKADFAKGLILPKKDVNGEELAPPKQDKQTVFASGFNKMKIDLETVTSSDDSAKKVGCKLDVKTLKIVEKFQCQVHELYDALTREDMVTAFTRGHVKHEMFKGGDFVYFGGNISGKFEDIVPNKKIVHTWRYKQWPAGHYSTVTMQFEEKEDHTVLNMTQTMIPSAELETTRQNWERYYWNSIRSAFGFGSFLC
- the LOC128731473 gene encoding pre-mRNA-splicing factor Syf2, with product MAETATTSTKSFAEKQRERMARMKQLHTQRNEARASNHQEVIAEDERKKLPANWEARKRQAEWLIADVNARTEAETKGLEYNRVKMLNVSAAEADRVDKLKAKKKNADPGFSDYEAQTARQYNRLVKSMPAPDLARYEEQKEKYGDAFYGGPNVVLQGLHKDTPSAIDNMVKDLEGQIAKRKKFSRRRTHNDDADIDYINEKNARFNKKLERFYGEHTAEIKQNLERGTAI